CAACTTGGTTACTTGTCCTTTTCAGCAAGAGGATCCCTTCAACAATAATTTTGATTCCTAGGTCCAAATCCTTAAACAGCTGTGATGATAGTCATTGTCCAATGTGCTGCATGACTCTAACATTAAAGAATTTGTGGTTTTATGGAatcttaaaaatagattttgaacATTGATATTTCACATAACTTCTGTCATTTTAAATCTTTTGGACTGAGCAATAGATGTTTATTACTTTGTTTATATTATGTTGCAGGTATTTTCAAACACACTCTCTCCATCTCCAAGGCTCTGCTGTCTGACTTGGTTTCTGAGAGAGACCGTCCTTTAGTAATGGGACGCTTCAACGCAGCCTCTGGTGTGGGCTTCATTCTGGGACCTGTTGTTGGAGGCTACCTCACAGAGCTGGAAGATGGCTTCTATCGAACGTCCTTCATCTGTGCCTCCATCTTCCTTCTGAACGCTGGTGAGTTGTGTGTCGTATTTCATATCTTGGATCCTTTCATTCCTCacttttgtggttttctgtcGTTTGTAATCCCTTGAACTCATGGTGTGTTTATCATCTGTGACATGTGCTATATACCATTCAGCACACCCTTTGAATTTTAACCTGTATGGAAGGGCAGGAATTTGGAAACAACCTCCAGATGCTTCTCCTTTTTATTGTGTGGTTCACCTTTACGTTCAGACATGGAAATGGGAATTTTTCATGTGTCCAAAGACAAAGACTAGAAGTCAGAATTTTGGCTTTAGCCTTTAGATTTGCTTATGTGTTGTGAGTGTGTCACCTCAGCGTTGCCCTTCTTTGCTTTCACCACATTTAAAATCAAACTGATACTGTGAATAACACGAGACTTAATCTTTGTAATATTTTACACTGAGTTGATAGAGTCCTTTTTGATCTTTAAGTAAACTGTTGCAGTCAGACCAATGTCTTCCATGTAAAGTCAATGCAATGGAATGAAATCAACTAATTTCTTGATCTATATAGGTCTCGTCTGGATGTTACCCTGGAGCGAAGAAAACACTGGCAATGTGGAGCGTCAACAAGGCGAGAAAGAGAAAGGCAGTTTCTCAGCAAAAGCAGATGGTGACCTGTGCTTGAAATCAGCTGCTAATGGAGCTGTGGCAAACGACAGTCTTTTCCAGTCTCCGTGGATCCAAGCTGCAACAGTGCTGAAGAGGATTAAAGAAATTGCTTGCTCTGACCTGTGGGATATATTTTTAGTGCGATTGCTGATGTCTGTTGCCATACTGCTGTACTACAGCAATTTTAGTCTGGCCTTGGAGGAGAGATTTGGGGTGAAACCCTTGCTCACTGGCTACCTGTTGAGTTATAGCAGTGCACTCGGAGTCCTGGCTGGTTGTCTGCTTGGACCAATAACGAGACTCTATCAGCACAACACTTACAGAATTTTGTTGCACTCCAGCACTTTCACCTGCACGTTGATTCTCCTGTACGCATCAGCGCTGAGCATATGGATGGTCATTTTGTCTTCCACGTTCTTGGCCTTTTCAACTACCATAGGTCGTACTTGTATCATTGACCTCGAGTTGACCATTGGTGGGAACGAGGCCAGCGGTACGCTCCTGGGTGTTGGACAATCCGTGACATCAGTGGGACGTATAGTTGCTCCGCTTCTTTCTGGAATTGCTCAGGAGTTCAGTCCGTGTGGCCCTCCAAGCCTAGGGGTTGCACTAGCTTTAGTAGCTATTCTGATCATGAATGccaacaaacagaaatactgtAGCCAGGGAGATGTTAAgttaaaaaatcaatagctgacAACTGGGATCGCGTAGGTGCATCTTACAAGAGAGGCAAAATGAATCAACCTCCGGTGCTGCTTTCACCTGATGTACAATAGTAACAGAGTCTGCAGAGAACACAGCACATTTACATGGAGGCAAGTACATACAAATATTTCTGCTGCAGGGATGTTAACTCTAGAGAAATGTTATTCTAAGTGGTACCACTAGAACTCTTCTGAGAAGGACAGGTGTTGCTGTATAGTACCGGCTGGGAttttttatggatttgtaactttttttggtggggaaaaataaatgacatgAAGTATGCAAACCCTGCTTGTAGCTCACATTTGAAACAGTATTTAGATTGAGGGATTGTTAAAAGGCAAAAATTGATTCTTATTGTTTGATCAGAAGTGAATCTTTGTTACTTAATCAGAAGGAGACTTTGCAATATAGCTCGTTAGTCTTAATTCTGTATGCTGTGGTGTGCTGCCATTTGTGTTCTGTGACAATAACTTAATTAGCAGGGGATtagtttctgtgatttttgttaAGCATACTTTGTCTGCAAAACTTGCTGTGCAGAGATGAAGCACCTAGGGGCAGCCATCTGACCCCTGCTGATTCCTGTTTTTCCCCAGGTAATAGAATTGAGCATGTGCTAACATCATGTATTAGAAGGCCTAAAATGGACAGTTTTAGAATAATGAGGGGGGAGTCATTCAATGTAAGCTTCATTCCAACTTGAGCTGGTGGTTTCTGTTCAGTAATAACTTCTACTGAGCATCTttataataaattatttattaatacTTCTTGTGCGGGTTTTCTAccttcatttgaaaaataaatttgctTCTTAATTCTTTTAAATGGCTGTTAAAGGTGCGTTGGAGCAACTAACAGTAGTCCATGGATCTGGATTAATGCATACTCTCTCATCTCTGGAGGCATAAATGGCACTTCAGTGACAAGAGAGAAAACTGTTTATTTGTTGGTATTTTAGTCTTCATTTTTCTGCACTGCTTAACTAACAAGAGGTTACTCTCAGAGCTATCCTGAGAGCTGTAGCACTCTCCTGTGCTATTTACTGTTAAAGCTTATATTACGTGCCAGTCACCACTGGTTGCATTTCAtttgaaacatacaaaaatatgtattttgcaCTGATAACATTCCATGTTCTTCTTCTAGTATTACTTGATGAAAGTACACAGTCAACTACGTGTAATTGTTGGACTTTtgggtttgggtattttttgtATTAAACCAATTTAATTATCTCCTTGAATACATCCATGCAAATAGTGTTGCTGGTTTAGGAGGTCATAGAtggtgtttttctgcttttttttttcctttttgaccTTTTCCAGTGCCTGCTATCATTGAAATCCTTGTTGAAACCTCAGTGATTCCAGTGGGAGTAGCACTGTGGGAATACATGTAGAATTCTaagttgttttcattttatatattGATAATAACATATGTGTATCTTCTGCTGCTATGATTTCAGTACATACCCTCAGAGTTTCCTTATTGTGATAATCtgtgtttcctttctccttAGGAACTCGAGGCATTTTCAAGTGTCTTATCTCCTCTTGTCTTGCATGGTAGATGCCCCAAAACATTCTTGCCCTAAATTGcctattttcttgttttttttttttttttagctaaaaCCACCTTCTGTAACTAAGGGACTTCTGTTTTGCCACCTACAGCAAGGGGTGAAAGAAaaagctaggaaaaaaaccctcacaaatTTTTATATAAGAATGATTTGGTGGTTTTACTGTGCTCGTTGGTTATATGAGGTAACAGATGACATTTACTCTTCTAAGTTGTTGCAATGATTAAAGCTGAACTCTGTAACCATCATAAAGTTCAGCTTATACTGACATACTCAGCTGCTTGAGTATTGCTTTTCTGCTTATAAAAACTTCAAAACTTCACTGTTCTTGTTTAAACTTTCCAGGGAATATGTTGCAACTGATgttacagaaggaaaagctttttcacttGTACAATTGTATGATCTCTGAAGTGCTGCAGAAACATTTCTTAGTAAAGCCTCAGTTTCAGAAAAGTCACcctcattttttaatattttaaggaatagaaataaaatgaagtgaCATTCCACATTTACCATTTTGtcactgtgtttttttcccctctgataAAATTATAGCATGAAACAGAGGTGTTCAAGTCAATGTGAAGTACAGATGCttgtggggcttttttcttCAAGATATTCCTTAAAATGATCCTTTGAGTCTGCCTCCTTTTCACATAAAAGGTACAGGAGCCAAGGATTCAACCAAGAGGTGGCTTGACAGtgaatggaaaagaagaaataaaagcaaatagagAACATAGCAGTTTCGAGGTGGAGTGCTTAAAGCTACTGTAGTGCCTGGAGACCATGCTTGGGTCTTCTGTGTTGTCTCTTAGTTGCCAATCCCATGCAAGTTCAGAGAGTGATGAGAGTGACATTTCTGGAGGTGAGGAGATGTGATTCTCCCTTTTAAATTGAGAGGAGCAGTTGCAGCTATTTCTGGCTTCAGTCTAGTGGGCTTTACTGAATTCCTCAGCAGTATTTGAATCCAATTGCAGTATCTGAAGACTGTAACAAAACAGAGAGCTGAATATggactaaagaaaaaagtttctgCTTGCAAACCACTGCAAATTAAGATTTTCCTCTTGCTTGCTGTTACTTCAGTTTTGAGTTGGTTTTCTTGGGCTTATAGGCAGGGTTTGggtcttttttgctttttacctTTTGAAATTTTCACTTTCAAGTAGGCAGTGACTACTTTTCTGACTTATGATCCACTAACGTTGAAGAGACTGTGTACATAATATAgcaatttctttctgtaaaatggCTGCTAGCATATGGTAGGTACTGATTCTCTTGCTTCTAATTGCTGAAGCCCGTGTAAGATCTAGTCCATGTTGGTGCATGCTGCATACATTTGAAGAGATCCTTTATAAACATACCAGTTCTGCagattttcagtttcttgtcccattttcttttctctgaatttACTCACTGCAGAAACCATCATAGAGGTCAGTATCATTCTCACTTTCTGAGAAGAGGTTGATTATTGAGCAGATAATGCAGCAACAAAGCAAGACAAGTGTTGCTTGCTGAGTGATTGACTCATTACTTTAAGCACTGTTTAGGCTAggagttgacctgctggagagcagctctgcagagagagacaacagcaaactaaacacgagtcagcagtgtgcccttgtggccaagaaggccaatagcatcctggggtgcatcaagaagagtatggccacaAGACTGAAGTGAATTCTcctccccctgtactctgccctggtgaggcctcatctggagtcctgtgttcagttctgggcttcccagctcaacaGCGTTGGGGAatttctggacagagtccagcacagggccaccaagatgatgaagggactggaacatcatTCTTGagaggacaaggagtaacaggcacaagctggaacacagaatgttccacttgaacatgaggagaaacttctttcctgagagggtgagggagccctggcacagactgacCAGGGAAAGTGTGggatctctttctctggaggttttccaacccgcctggatgcattcccatgtgacctgatataggtggacctgctttagcaggggagttggactggatgatctctagagctccCCTCCAaaccctactgttctgtgattctgtgattctgtgattccataatACCATCACATTGTAGCTGATAAGAACCTCTGTTCAGGTGCTGCCAGCCACCATTTGGTTTTGGGTGCTGTGGAATACCCCACGATAAGTGATGCTTTATAGCTTGCCACTTTGGGATCTGAAAACCCAAGACTCAACTGTCCTGTTATTTCTGTAATTTGGAAGATTCAATCACAAAGAGCTGATTGTAAATTTTGTAAGGGAGGATACTGGAGACTGAACGTTGAGAATCAAATGATTTTTAGTGGAGCTCAGATTTCTTCTCATAAAAATGGAAGAGTTGGTAGAGCTTGTTTTAAAGGGAAGTCTTGAACAACTTCTGTGTTAGCTTACAAGAAAAAATTAAGCCAAGTCTAGTTGTTCTAAATCCTAAATTAGCATCAAATAATTCTTTTTGATGTATGCTATGTGATAGAGACTGTTTTTCCATTCTGTTAGATTTGTAATAAATAGGAGGTCTTAGAtatcaaaaataaatgaaatatactGGGATATTTAAAatgccttttcctttttgtagcAAAACATTGCTTTTGAAACAAATCCTGAGGCAACCAGGGTGCTCTTGTAACTCTCAAATCATAAATTTCAACCTGAGCACATTTCAGCTCATGAACCACTAAGAGTCACCTCAGCAGCCAGTGTAGCTACTGCTACACTGATAAAAAGGCTTCCAAAGCACCGTGCAGCAACCACATCAGGGTTTGCCAACTTGGGAGAGGAACAATGCTAACCCAGTCTCCCATCGTGTTGTCATTTTAGAAGGTCCACCTACCAGATGCAAAAAGAATTCTTCTGATGGGTGTGATTCTCAAGTGTCAGCACAGTATCCAAGATGGACAATTTTCAGCCTCAATTTTAACTCCCACATGCTAAGGTCCTTTTAACTGTTAAGAGGACAGTTAGGCTGACATGCCttgtattatttttaagtaaCTCCCCATGTAGCTGTCCATCTAATAAATAGGCCAAGAGGGAGATAAAATGACTTGAAAGTTGTAAGACTGCTTCCTCATGGTCCTCAAGCACAGTTGCAGGTTTATCTAGAAAGTGTCAGTTTTCTCATGATTTGTGAAAATGAGGGACAAAAATAGAGAACAGTTGGTCCTCCTATGCCTCCCAGATTTAAATAGCACCGGAATCAGGTAGTCCATGAATCCTCTCTCTATCGTGTCCTAAAGCAGTTCCTCCTTCACATGCTTGGACTTGATACCCCCTCCATCATGTCTTCTGGCCTAAGCCTCCAATCTACTGTTGgcctggctggggctgtgcattGTGGATGCCATGTTTTAAGCATATTCACAAGCATATTTTTATAGCATTAGAGCCTTTGTAGTACAAGAAGCATTCCTCCAATTTTGGAAAAGATGACCAGCTGAAGCATTTCTTGCAGTGTTAGCCTTAAAATGTTGCTGGTGTCTGGAATGGGTGGACTTGGCATCTCTTGAAAAAGATACAGGGTGCAGTGTGTTTGCTCCCAGATACCCCAAGATACTTTTCATAACAGCGGGGATGTTATTTGGGCCAAATTTGTGTCTCTATGTAGCTTCGGGGGAGAGGGATATTCTCAAGCCTCAAATTGTTATGCAGCAtggttttcttctgttgaaCACCTGTGGTTTCAGTTGAGATTGCATTATACTTTAGTACCAAGTAGGATAGCCCTTAAAATTTTGCTCTCATGGctaattattcttttttactctttcaAATACCTGCTTAAAAGAGACAACTGAGTGTCTATCTATCCTCTGGCCCTtgctatcacagaatcacagaatggtagggactggaagtgacctctaaagatcatctagtccaacccccctgttaAAGCAGCTATACCTACTTTCTTATCCTATTTACTTTCAATTTGTAGTCATCTCTTCaactgaaggaggaaaaaaatctcagaaaacCTTAATTCACAATGTAACATATATATTTTCCTACTGTCCCTATGACTGGACAACTGGGAATTGTGCTTCCTGACCAAGGCAGTAAAATATCAGTACTACGAAGTGTACTGGGAGGTccatctggaagaaaaaaaatacaaaattgtaTGTGGATTTGGCAAGTTTCCCAGTCATTGGTGATCTGGTTTCccgaagaaaaacaaaaacatgtcCCCAGTCAATACATGACTTTGCCCATCAGATGGTGCTCGAGCACAGATTTCTTGGGCCTTTCATTCTTCAGTCTATAATTCCCTTCAGTACAATAAAAGCAAAGTCTCCTTTGCAAGCTAAAGTTTGTCGGTCTTTTAGAAAGATCGAAATgtgcacttgtttttttttttacttctaggaaaaagaaagggataGGAAAATGTAAACTTGTGACCCAGACCAGAGCAAAAGTTGAATGAGAAGGGCTATCTGCGACACAGCCTGTGTCACCTGCCGCTGTCATTGCTactggaaaggaaaggaaagcagttcCCAGAGGTAACTAGGGTCTGACCTAGCAGTAGTAGGAAAGAGTGAAAGGAGCAGAAGTGAGGAAGAGAGCACTTGCAAGGAGATAGTCCCAGGAGATTTGTGATTCTGCTTCACAATGTAACCATGCTGGAGATCTGCCTTGATGCTTGTATTTCGGGGATCTCTACGTGCTTTGGAAAGGTAACAACACGCTATAGCACGCTTTGAAGCACCAAGAACTTAAGACAGTATTTCATAAAAAGTATTTCCCATTTGATGACAACACCCACTTTACGTACCAGTGATCTGAACATGCACTGTACTATTGGGCAACCAGCACAGTAGTACAGCTCCTGAAACCTGCATTCATTATTTAAAATCCTGCcacaaaagaaataacaaacatttgaaataaaGGCAGCTTTCCCCAGACACGAGTCAATTGCCTGGTCGTTACCAGCTGGTGAATGAAAAGACTCTGCAGGGAGTAAACTAAATGTCAATGTGCAACATTTCacgtttatttatttatttggtcAGATTTCAGAAGGGCCTGACAGAATACACCTAAACAGTCTGATCTGCAAAGAGGATGTGGTTTCAAAACTGAAATCTAAGCTTGCAGCTTCTTTCTTATTCAAACATAATGCCAATAATGCAGTGACAGTGACTGAAAATTTTACTGATGAAACATATTTTCCTGTTGAAAGACAAATTAAatcttgttttaaaagctttctgaCTTGCTTTGAGCCCAGTTTTATTTCCAAACAGTAGATGATCATTAAAGAATACCTAAATCTTGCCCTCCACAAAATTATTTGTTGAGAATAGCTATGAACATTTGACTGAGATTTCTAGGGTTCACATAGTCAATCCCTCTGCAGCTTAAACCTGCAGCTTAAAATTTGTATTTGACACACAACAGAAACTTCCATAGCTggaatagaggaaaaaaaccctaagacATGTGCCAATAAAAGAGTTTAGGAAGGTTTGGCATTTCAAATACATACAAGCAATAAAGATTTTGGAAAAGCTGTTAGAAGAAGGAAAGTCCTAAATCCCCatttataaaattaatttatcaaTCCCACCCATGAACCCTTGAAAGAAGTCTACCCtgtgattttaaaaggaaattcttatttttaatggttctttcaaaacaagcttaaattaaaaaaaaaaaaatcatcttattGCCCACAGATTTAGAAATGTgctaatgaaaatgaaaagtcatgatttcacagtgtacattCTTCAATTAAAGTTATCGATCTTGTAAcaagaagaacaaaaatgatTTCTGCATCGTGCTGAAATGTGTATCTGTGCTAAAGCAAGCTCAAAACTTAAGACCAGTTAAGTGCAACAGAAAGTGCAAATTCCTGAGAGCTACAGTTGGgtatcatttattttaatgcacCCTCCCTTCCCATATGCACTCAAACAGCAGCCACTTACACAAGTATGAAATCGTCTGTGGTTTTTATGGCTGTTGTTAAGGTGCACAGTGACTTCCACTGATTCCAGGGCACCGCTGTGCTACTTTCCTGTACAAAGAAATTAGATGGAACATTTTTGTTCCTTGAAGTGCATAGCTGAGACAAAGAAAAGATtatctttcctcttttaaagacaaagaaacaaaaagtaaatcAAGTTAACCAGGGTCATAAGCATGCATGAATCAGCTTTCTGTGAGTCTCAGTGGTCCCTGACTCAAACAGGAGACTGCTCGCTTTGTCTACGTGCAGCGCTCT
Above is a window of Colius striatus isolate bColStr4 chromosome 1, bColStr4.1.hap1, whole genome shotgun sequence DNA encoding:
- the MFSD9 gene encoding major facilitator superfamily domain-containing protein 9, whose protein sequence is MPRAAAPPAAPWRGTAVGRMEEEEEEDGGRRADAKSAASGRFVRCLYAVGFLDLFGVSMVVPLMNHHIKSLGASHTVAGIIGSLYGIMQLFSSTFVGCWSDIVGRRYSLLACILLSALGYFLLGISTTVYLFAISRVPVGIFKHTLSISKALLSDLVSERDRPLVMGRFNAASGVGFILGPVVGGYLTELEDGFYRTSFICASIFLLNAGLVWMLPWSEENTGNVERQQGEKEKGSFSAKADGDLCLKSAANGAVANDSLFQSPWIQAATVLKRIKEIACSDLWDIFLVRLLMSVAILLYYSNFSLALEERFGVKPLLTGYLLSYSSALGVLAGCLLGPITRLYQHNTYRILLHSSTFTCTLILLYASALSIWMVILSSTFLAFSTTIGRTCIIDLELTIGGNEASGTLLGVGQSVTSVGRIVAPLLSGIAQEFSPCGPPSLGVALALVAILIMNANKQKYCSQGDVKLKNQ